A stretch of the Aegilops tauschii subsp. strangulata cultivar AL8/78 chromosome 4, Aet v6.0, whole genome shotgun sequence genome encodes the following:
- the LOC109785160 gene encoding COBRA-like protein 7 has protein sequence MAGSIASQAVVLGAILLLAGLAAAQQTPRAPAAAAAPAPDPGCNGIQLTYNLQGREKIRPFVPDRSKQPYSFKANASVLNGGTRPLRSWSMLVTFGHDEILVGVGGAVLTGGAELPYNTTEDAGNATSFSGYPQTDLLTPIATAGDITQIQASVGLVGTLFAGPRGLVPEPLPTALTLDDPDYNCPAATNVTATMLTTCCLLTPEAEANATVPEANATDPTKSFLPRRTGDLVITYDVVQAYPTSYLALVTLENNAKLGRLDNWRLSWEWRRGEFIYSMKGAHPLEVDVNECIYGAPGQYYQSLDFSQVLNCEKKPVILDLPLSRYNDTQMGKIEHCCRNGTILPKSMDAAQSKSAFQMQVFKMPPDTNRTKLFPPANFKISGGSSLNPDYSCGQPVPVSPTGFPNPSGLDSTTLAVATWQVVCNITTAKGAKPKCCVTFSAHYNDSVIPCNTCACGCPVNRRGPTCSTTAPSMILPPEALLVPFDNRTQKAQAWAQLKHYNVPRPMPCGDFCGVSINWHVSTDFNKGWSARVTLFNWGDVDMANWFAAMVMDKAYDGFEKAYSFNATAEGNNTIFMQGLEGLNYLVKQTNMSGSDYLVPGKQQSVLSFTKKLTPDIDVVAGDGFPTKVFFNGDECAMPQRLPIKSGGFRTHLSSAFALVLLMAASALLLLQQ, from the coding sequence ATGGCCGGCTCGATTGCCTCCCAGGCCGTGGTCCTCGGAGCCATCCTGCTGCTCGCGGGGCTCGCGGCCGCCCAGCAGACGCCGAGGGcgcccgcggcggcggcggcgcccgcgCCCGACCCCGGCTGCAACGGCATCCAGCTCACCTACAACCTCCAGGGCCGCGAGAAGATCCGCCCCTTCGTCCCCGACAGGAGCAAGCAGCCTTACTCCTTCAAGGCCAACGCCTCCGTTCTCAACGGCGGCACCCGCCCGCTCAGGTCCTGGTCGATGCTCGTCACCTTCGGCCACGACGAGATCCTCGTCGGCGTCGGCGGCGCCGTGCTCACCGGCGGGGCCGAGCTGCCCTACAACACCACCGAGGACGCCGGCAACGCCACCTCTTTCTCCGGCTACCCGCAGACGGACCTCCTCACGCCGATTGCCACCGCCGGCGACATCACGCAGATCCAGGCCTCGGTCGGATTGGTCGGCACGCTCTTCGCCGGCCCGCGCGGCCTCGTGCCGGAGCCGCTCCCCACCGCCTTGACGCTCGACGACCCGGACTACAACTGCCCGGCGGCGACCAATGTCACCGCCACCATGCTCACCACCTGCTGCCTCCTCACCCCCGAGGCCGAGGCCAACGCCACGGTCCCCGAGGCCAACGCCACCGATCCCACCAAGAGCTTCCTCCCGCGCCGCACCGGCGACCTCGTCATCACCTACGACGTCGTCCAGGCATACCCGACCAGCTACCTGGCGCTCGTCACGCTCGAGAACAACGCCAAGCTCGGCCGCCTCGACAACTGGCGGCTGTCGTGGGAGTGGCGCCGCGGCGAGTTCATTTACTCGATGAAGGGCGCGCACCCATTGGAGGTGGACGTCAATGAGTGCATCTATGGCGCACCAGGCCAGTACTATCAGAGCCTGGATTTCTCCCAGGTGCTTAACTGCGAGAAGAAGCCGGTCATCCTTGACCTGCCGCTCTCCCGGTACAATGACACCCAGATGGGGAAGATCGAGCATTGCTGCAGGAATGGCACCATCCTGCCCAAGTCCATGGACGCGGCTCAGTCAAAATCGGCGTTCCAAATGCAGGTGTTCAAGATGCCACCGGATACCAACCGGACAAAGCTCTTCCCACCGGCCAATTTCAAGATCTCTGGCGGCTCATCGCTGAACCCAGACTATAGTTGTGGCCAGCCAGTGCCTGTCAGCCCCACCGGGTTCCCTAATCCCAGCGGGCTTGACTCTACAACGCTGGCGGTTGCGACATGGCAGGTGGTGTGCAACATTACCACGGCCAAGGGGGCCAAGCCCAAGTGCTGTGTGACCTTCTCGGCTCACTACAATGACTCAGTCATTCCCTGCAACACTTGTGCATGTGGTTGTCCTGTGAACCGCCGGGGTCCTACCTGCAGCACGACTGCTCCATCCATGATCTTGCCACCGGAGGCGCTGCTTGTGCCGTTCGATAACCGTACACAGAAGGCACAGGCATGGGCTCAGTTGAAGCACTACAATGTGCCTAGGCCAATGCCTTGTGGTGATTTTTGTGGTGTGAGCATCAATTGGCATGTCTCAACAGACTTCAACAAGGGCTGGAGTGCTCGGGTGACATTGTTCAATTGGGGTGATGTCGACATGGCCAACTGGTTTGCTGCCATGGTCATGGACAAGGCGTATGACGGTTTTGAGAAGGCATACTCTTTCAATGCAACAGCAGAGGGCAATAACACCATCTTTATGCAGGGCCTTGAGGGGCTCAATTACCTTGTGAAGCAGACCAACATGAGCGGGTCGGATTACCTCGTGCCGGGAAAGCAGCAATCAGTGCTCTCATTCACCAAGAAGCTGACTCCTGATATCGATGTTGTCGCTGGAGATGGGTTCCCAACAAAGGTCTTCTTCAATGGCGACGAATGTGCTATGCCGCAGAGGTTACCAATCAAGAGTGGTGGATTCAGGACCCATCTAAGCAGTGCCTTTGCTTTGGTATTGCTCATGGCTGCCTCGGCCTTGCTGTTGCTTCAGCAATAA